The proteins below come from a single Microtus pennsylvanicus isolate mMicPen1 chromosome 13, mMicPen1.hap1, whole genome shotgun sequence genomic window:
- the LOC142833344 gene encoding oogenesin-1-like: MRDQAPPTLQQLVLETLLKKEALAIFSLADWPWNLFPAAFERAFRNNQTNILRAMVPAWPFTCLPVGILMKTPHLETLKALLDGLDVLITEEPCPRRRKIRVLDLTNKDSCVNQSQSYEREIFYQFTREKTVETCPYSQVKKYLSVIIDLEITKNERDECTTYLWRWAQQRQNSVHLCCPKIDILTSGYFPTAIDFLKSVDPHCVRELQLRYILIKAMGPFGPYLRQMRNLHTLHLLYIQKDSSLSGSEELEEECMNKLVSQLPKFHCLQHLYIHYSPALVGSLADCLRCLKKPLETLSITHCYIIQRDLDYLPQCLNLFALKHLNLSYTMLDRSIKPLGYLLERVKDTLQTLDLAGCRLKDSQLSALMPALSQCSQLLRIDLYMNELSLPILKQLLHHTAKLNKLTEETYPVPLECYDGCRVLGRRFDELGPQLLDILRSERQLKAVCFNAAVCCKCYVRYAYDLKGSHCWGNPAAAHCPVMPREYSYELWLKSFGLLNL, from the exons ATGAGAGATCAAGCCCCACCAACACTCCAACAGCTAGTGCTCGAGACCCTACTGAAGAAGGAGGCCTTGGCCATTTTTAGTCTGGCAGACTGGCCCTGGAACCTGTTCCCAGCAGCATTTGAGAGGGCCTTCAGGAACAATCAGACCAACATCCTGCGGGCCATGGTGCCTGCCTGGCCATTCACATGCCTTCCTGTAGGAATCCTGATGAAGACCCCACACCTGGAGACTTTGAAAGCTCTGCTTGATGGACTAGATGTGCTGATTACAGAGGAGCCTTGCCCCCG CCGCAGGAAAATCAGAGTGCTGGATTTGACAAATAAGGATTCCTGTGTCAATCAGAGTCAATCCTATGAAAGGGAAATCTTTTATCAGTTCAcgagagagaagacagtggagACGTGTCCTTACTCGcaagtaaagaaatatttaagtgTCATAATTGACCTAGAAATCACGAAGAACGAGCGCGATGAATGTACCACATACTTGTGGCGATGGGCCCAGCAGAGACAAAATTCTGTTCATTTGTGCTGTCCAAAGATTGATATTTTAACATCAGGATACTTTCCCACAGCCATAGACTTCTTAAAGTCTGTAGATCCCCACTGTGTAAGGGAGCTGCAGTTGAGATATATATTGATAAAAGCCATGGGCCCTTTTGGACCGTACCTGAGACAGATGAGAAACCTTCACACCCTCCATTTGCTGTACATTCAGAAGGATTCAAGCCTCAGTGGATCGGAAGAGCTGGAAGAGGAGTGCATGAACAAATTGGTGTCACAATTACCCAAATTCCACTGTCTCCAGCATCTCTATATCCACTATTCTCCTGCTCTAGTTGGCAGCCTGGCTGATTGTCTCAG GTGCCTGAAGAAACCCTTGGAGACCCTGTCCATCACTCATTGTTACATAATACAGAGAGACTTGGATTACCTGCCCCAATGCCTGAACCTTTTTGCACTTAAACATCTGAACCTGTCTTACACAATGTTGGACAGGAGTATTAAGCCACTTGGCTATCTCCTTGAGAGAGTAAAAGACACCTTGCAAACCCTTGACCTGGCCGGATGTCGGCTGAAGGATTCTCAATTGAGTGCTTTGATGCCTGCCCTGAGTCAATGCTCCCAGCTCCTCCGCATTGATTTGTACATGAATGAACTGTCTCTACCCATCCTGAAGCAACTGCTTCACCACACAGCCAAGCTGAACAAGCTAACCGAAGAGACATACCCTGTCCCTCTGGAGTGCTATGATGGATGCCGAGTGCTGGGACGCAGATTTGATGAACTTGGTCCTCAGCTTCTGGATATACTCAGGTCCGAAAGACAGCTCAAGGCAGTCTGTTTTAACGCAGCCGTCTGCTGTAAATGTTATGTGCGCTATGCCTATGACCTGAAGGGCAGCCATTGCTGGGGAAATCCTGCTGCGGCACATTGCCCCGTGATGCCGAGGGAATACTCGTATGAGCTATGGTTGAAATCCTTTGGATTATTGAACCTTTAG